In Pan paniscus chromosome 13, NHGRI_mPanPan1-v2.0_pri, whole genome shotgun sequence, one DNA window encodes the following:
- the LOC134728705 gene encoding uncharacterized protein LOC134728705, which yields MGLGAVEQGAALVGEAPEAQESTAEAQAWPAAGPEPCPVGRQLRPGEKSSTAAAGPGAKPLTARCGAAPSAGPPSPRPPGTRSGPQAPGAAQVPTCASPSTPPRKLREPAWALASPERGSHGAAAG from the coding sequence atgggactgggcgccgtggagcagggggcggcgctggTCGGCGAGGCTCCGGAGGCGCAGGAGTCCACGGCGGAAGCTCAGGCATGGCCGGCTGCAGGTCCggagccctgccctgtggggaggcagctaaggcccggcgagaaatcgagcacagcagctgctggcccaggtgctaagcccctcactgccaggTGCGGCGCCGCTCCGAGTGCCGGgccgccgagcccacgcccacccggaactcgctcTGGCCCGCAAGCGCCTGGCGCAGCCCAGGTTCCcacctgcgcctctccctccacacctcctcgcaagctgagggagccggcttgggccttggccagcccagaaaggggctcccacggtGCAGCTGCGGGCTGA